The following proteins come from a genomic window of Gimesia chilikensis:
- a CDS encoding vWA domain-containing protein — protein sequence MSLIHPGLLLGILLATIPVILHFLLRSKPKKLIFPALALLQRRKIQNSQRLKLRHIWLLLLRILIIVAIVLALTRPSLPPANYNFSTYELVMFCSIIVLAVLAYLGLMRHYQKQRISQQSLNTRRTFLRGGIGGAAFLLIALLVLWPYQRRVFAEISAPLPAVSENIPVTAIFLFDTSLSMDYRQENQSRLEQAQSIAEEHLSNLPAQSRVSILNSSSEDISPFQSDLTAVKSRLKSLKTSAWSLYLDDRLRTAINRQEDDFKRSQNERQSSGSQAASSDQFVREIYIYTDLARTAWRSQPSQLIQQQLEKLKWLGIYVIDVGVTSPQNIGISHLDLSRESITLGNSVSIKAEITSTGITASDTFLELYTQNEKGQLIKRDQRPLSTVASPDDAPATENVTTGAKPGPQLEMSLPNVDQPVTQGELRITSSDPYLPDDVRYFTITARPPPKILIVSPDASSARLWNDALAPRPLVALKKNRYQCEIAPLNQIATLPLEEYAAIYLINITSLPDSLWQQFTDYVKQGGGLGVLMGSDGDAPESTIVSFNSRPAQELLPLELLGSLKFIPPEFLDLEHNEHALFSYFQDLGGTGELSNMEVNRYWRVEPENPDQVIARYTDARHSPAIIERNLGRGKVVVLTTGIDAQGWSQLLYARWSYLAFADQLTRYLIRTRSNRTNYLAGEVAIYQWPATATTPESFLLRTPDLKQLPIEVKQGTHQVSIPDTRVVGHYELIDNSSNATRSSSGFSVNVNPAESNFRPISNQELDQILGAERYSMTRDMEGLKRTIRTGRLGVEIFPILVTLLLTVFCLEHFTANYFYEIDQPSEESTS from the coding sequence ATGTCACTCATTCACCCTGGTTTATTACTTGGAATTCTGCTGGCAACAATCCCGGTGATTCTCCACTTTCTGCTTCGTTCCAAACCCAAAAAACTGATCTTCCCGGCCTTAGCGCTGTTGCAGCGACGTAAAATTCAAAACTCGCAACGCCTCAAACTGCGACACATCTGGCTCCTGCTCCTGCGAATTCTGATCATCGTCGCCATTGTCCTGGCACTGACACGTCCCTCACTCCCACCAGCCAATTACAATTTTTCGACGTACGAACTGGTCATGTTCTGTTCCATCATTGTCTTGGCGGTGTTGGCCTACCTGGGATTGATGAGACATTATCAGAAACAGAGGATCTCCCAGCAGTCTTTGAATACACGACGCACTTTTCTAAGGGGAGGCATCGGAGGCGCTGCGTTCCTGCTGATAGCACTCCTGGTTCTCTGGCCTTATCAAAGGAGAGTCTTCGCGGAAATTTCTGCTCCCTTACCGGCGGTTTCTGAGAACATTCCGGTCACGGCGATCTTCCTGTTTGATACCAGCCTGAGCATGGACTACCGCCAGGAAAACCAGTCACGACTGGAACAGGCCCAGTCCATCGCCGAAGAGCATTTGAGTAATCTCCCCGCGCAGAGCAGGGTCTCTATTCTGAACAGCAGCAGCGAAGATATCTCTCCATTTCAGTCGGACCTCACCGCGGTAAAATCCCGGCTCAAGTCCCTCAAAACATCCGCCTGGTCCCTCTACCTGGATGATCGCCTCCGCACTGCCATCAATCGTCAGGAAGATGATTTCAAACGCAGTCAGAACGAACGCCAGTCCTCAGGTTCACAGGCAGCCAGCTCTGATCAGTTTGTGCGGGAAATCTATATCTATACCGATCTGGCCCGCACCGCCTGGCGCAGCCAGCCTTCCCAGTTAATTCAACAGCAGCTGGAAAAGCTTAAATGGCTGGGAATCTACGTGATTGATGTCGGAGTGACCAGTCCCCAGAACATCGGGATTTCCCACCTGGATCTCTCACGTGAATCGATCACACTGGGCAATTCCGTCTCGATCAAAGCGGAAATCACATCTACAGGCATCACGGCCAGTGACACGTTTCTGGAGCTATACACACAAAACGAGAAAGGACAGTTGATCAAACGGGATCAACGCCCGCTTTCCACGGTCGCATCTCCAGACGATGCTCCCGCAACAGAGAATGTGACCACCGGAGCAAAACCGGGCCCCCAGCTGGAAATGAGCCTGCCGAATGTCGACCAGCCGGTCACGCAGGGGGAACTGCGGATCACCTCTTCAGATCCCTATCTACCCGATGATGTCCGTTATTTTACCATCACCGCCCGACCTCCACCCAAGATTCTGATTGTCAGTCCTGATGCCAGCTCTGCCCGTCTATGGAATGATGCCCTGGCCCCCAGACCTTTGGTCGCCCTTAAAAAGAACCGCTATCAGTGTGAGATCGCCCCCCTCAACCAGATCGCAACACTCCCCCTGGAAGAATATGCCGCCATCTACCTGATCAACATCACCAGCCTGCCTGACAGTCTGTGGCAGCAGTTTACAGATTATGTCAAACAGGGGGGAGGCCTGGGAGTACTGATGGGCAGCGACGGCGATGCACCTGAATCGACAATCGTCTCGTTCAACTCCCGTCCGGCACAAGAACTCCTGCCCTTGGAACTGTTAGGCTCACTCAAGTTCATCCCGCCGGAATTCCTGGACCTGGAACACAATGAGCACGCACTGTTCTCTTATTTTCAGGACCTGGGAGGCACCGGAGAACTCTCAAACATGGAAGTCAACCGCTACTGGCGTGTGGAACCGGAAAACCCGGACCAGGTCATCGCCCGCTATACCGATGCCCGCCATTCGCCCGCCATCATCGAACGTAATCTCGGCAGGGGAAAGGTCGTCGTCTTGACCACAGGTATCGACGCTCAGGGCTGGAGCCAGCTCCTGTATGCCCGCTGGTCTTATCTCGCGTTTGCCGACCAGTTGACCCGCTACCTGATCCGTACACGCTCCAATCGAACCAACTATCTGGCTGGCGAAGTTGCCATCTATCAATGGCCGGCTACCGCCACCACACCGGAATCGTTCCTGCTCAGAACCCCCGATTTGAAACAGCTTCCCATTGAAGTCAAACAGGGAACGCATCAGGTCTCTATTCCGGATACCCGGGTCGTCGGCCATTACGAGCTTATCGATAATTCGAGTAACGCCACTCGGTCCTCAAGCGGATTCAGCGTGAATGTCAATCCGGCCGAAAGCAATTTCCGCCCTATCAGCAATCAGGAACTGGATCAGATCCTGGGAGCAGAACGTTACAGTATGACCCGCGATATGGAAGGACTGAAACGCACCATCCGAACGGGGCGACTTGGTGTCGAAATCTTTCCGATCCTGGTCACTCTTCTGCTGACCGTCTTCTGTCTGGAACATTTTACTGCAAACTATTTTTACGAAATCGATCAACCTTCAGAAGAATCCACATCCTGA
- a CDS encoding serine/threonine protein kinase, which yields MIEPPSQELIHRLTSLKLCTAADLRRCRRRVRKLARGIPAFDSVWIDALVQAQKISPFQAKALEAGHPEQLTVGPYLLISELGHSHKSRTFIARPSESADRCALKLTQPQSDSINQLQQDFHTLLQQLQGLHHPSLILPRVVKPVGQQIVVISHFLPSSTVSELLIRRGRFPVPVVLSLGAQLLDALVALEKRRVIHGDIRPWNVRLTPSGIAALVDTGLEPILSPELTIHSSLPPRCYDGIAPELIGTGRHPDAQSDLYALGCLLWELLAGRPPFTTGDPLAKLACHQTKTIPDIRSWAPETPAPLAEMLLKLTASQPNQRPTSMQAAQQQWPVSQQGSRKTLARFHASFQHQTTRSQSETDTSRPGRLPLIAAMIFVLSGLSYTLLDEGARNHLLEITSRVSFTQSSSNSSPAETATEASSNQKAETAAQRQLLPVPDGNGVILLDSAEPYVSTQISTVGGLTIKGTAENPAIIEIEETPCRIVAASLSLENVIFVNRTQSPSPQKQSASAGTSTALLHVTAQSLKIKGCCFTQLDSDSSNTAALEREAVYWSPLDPQQRNSSQVHIQDTLFAVPEHALHLTHTPQVLTLTNSLNVTSHSTLYLERAPEIDQQFNLKLQHLTLRKAGPLVLLNWNDPTLIPGTIQIEARDCVFDLNQAALIQVRGQKPPENWLSSVSLLGEGSVASAEIQIAGWQASATEPLQELSTLNMDIEGLSTGKFEYAAPLSLHVEDSVITAAQVPRTSSLPPGIQVKQFPAFLARLMSLEN from the coding sequence TTGATCGAACCGCCTTCACAAGAGTTGATTCATCGCCTGACCAGCCTCAAGCTCTGTACAGCCGCTGATCTGAGACGATGCCGACGACGAGTCAGAAAATTGGCCCGGGGAATCCCGGCTTTTGACTCGGTCTGGATTGATGCGCTGGTTCAAGCTCAGAAAATATCCCCCTTCCAGGCCAAAGCACTGGAAGCAGGGCACCCCGAACAGCTGACCGTTGGCCCTTACCTGCTGATCTCTGAACTGGGACACAGTCATAAATCTCGTACTTTTATTGCACGACCTTCTGAAAGTGCTGATCGCTGCGCCCTGAAACTGACACAACCTCAGTCGGATTCCATAAACCAGCTGCAGCAGGATTTCCACACATTGCTGCAGCAACTGCAGGGTCTGCATCACCCCTCGTTAATTTTGCCCCGCGTTGTCAAACCGGTAGGTCAGCAGATTGTGGTGATCAGCCATTTCCTACCCTCATCAACGGTTTCCGAACTGTTAATCCGACGCGGACGCTTTCCCGTTCCCGTTGTACTGTCACTTGGAGCACAACTTCTAGACGCCCTGGTCGCCCTCGAAAAACGGAGAGTGATTCATGGTGACATTCGCCCCTGGAACGTACGGCTGACTCCCAGCGGAATCGCTGCCCTGGTCGATACGGGGCTGGAACCGATCCTGTCACCGGAACTGACGATTCACTCATCCTTACCGCCGCGCTGCTACGACGGAATCGCTCCCGAACTGATAGGGACCGGGCGTCATCCCGATGCCCAGAGCGACCTCTACGCACTGGGCTGTCTGCTCTGGGAGTTACTCGCAGGCCGACCTCCGTTTACGACGGGAGACCCTCTGGCCAAACTGGCCTGTCATCAAACAAAGACCATTCCTGATATTCGCAGCTGGGCCCCCGAAACACCGGCTCCCCTGGCTGAAATGCTTTTGAAACTGACCGCATCACAACCCAATCAACGACCGACCAGCATGCAGGCGGCTCAACAGCAATGGCCAGTTTCTCAGCAAGGATCCCGGAAAACACTGGCTCGCTTCCATGCATCATTTCAACACCAGACGACCCGCAGCCAGAGCGAAACAGACACCAGCCGACCAGGCCGACTCCCTCTGATTGCCGCCATGATCTTCGTCCTTTCCGGACTGTCTTACACACTGCTGGATGAAGGAGCCCGCAATCACCTGCTGGAAATCACCTCTCGTGTTTCCTTCACTCAATCCAGCTCAAACTCATCCCCAGCTGAGACAGCCACCGAGGCTTCTTCTAATCAAAAAGCCGAGACTGCTGCCCAACGACAATTACTTCCCGTCCCTGACGGAAACGGCGTGATTCTGCTGGATTCAGCCGAACCATACGTATCCACACAAATCTCAACGGTCGGCGGATTGACCATCAAAGGCACTGCCGAAAACCCGGCGATCATTGAAATCGAAGAGACTCCCTGCCGCATCGTCGCCGCCAGTCTCAGCCTCGAAAATGTGATTTTTGTCAACCGCACCCAAAGTCCTTCTCCACAAAAACAGTCAGCGTCAGCAGGCACTTCCACGGCTCTACTGCACGTGACCGCCCAGAGCCTGAAGATCAAAGGTTGCTGTTTTACTCAACTCGATTCAGACAGCTCCAACACCGCAGCCCTCGAAAGGGAAGCCGTTTACTGGAGTCCCCTCGATCCGCAACAACGGAACAGTAGCCAGGTCCACATTCAGGACACTCTGTTTGCGGTCCCCGAACATGCACTACACCTGACACATACGCCTCAAGTCCTGACGCTCACAAACAGCTTGAATGTCACGTCTCATTCTACGCTTTACCTCGAACGTGCCCCGGAGATTGACCAGCAGTTCAATTTGAAACTGCAGCATCTGACGCTCCGAAAAGCAGGCCCACTGGTCCTGTTAAACTGGAATGATCCCACATTAATTCCCGGCACCATTCAAATCGAGGCCCGGGATTGCGTGTTTGACCTGAATCAGGCAGCCCTGATCCAGGTCAGAGGTCAGAAACCACCGGAAAACTGGCTCTCTTCGGTCAGTCTGCTCGGCGAGGGCTCCGTTGCTTCTGCAGAAATTCAGATCGCAGGCTGGCAAGCCTCAGCCACAGAGCCACTCCAGGAACTGAGCACGCTCAATATGGATATCGAAGGCCTCTCGACTGGTAAATTCGAATACGCAGCACCACTCAGTCTGCACGTGGAAGACTCAGTCATTACCGCCGCACAGGTCCCGCGAACTTCCTCGCTGCCACCGGGCATTCAGGTAAAACAGTTCCCCGCATTCCTGGCACGCCTGATGTCTCTCGAAAACTGA
- a CDS encoding dihydroorotase: MKSLLIKNGHIIDPSQDLDVQGNLLVEGGKITGLCDDDVIADEVIDATGLIVSPGFIDLHVSLCEPGFEEDETIETGTAAALAGGVTSLGCLPNTAPVVDDRSSAEFILLQAERASNCHVFPLGAVTKNNEGKELAEIGQLVAGQAVGFTDADKPIESAEIMRCALEYTRMFGRPILNRPQVAELTEKGQMHEGFHSTVLGLKGIPAAAEEIMVNRDIALAELTRGRIHLMCISTQNSVAQIRRAKASGIQVSADVTPHHLTLTDQMLETYDPNYKVLPPLRSQEHIDALIEGLKDGTIEVICSDHTPHAAEKKTDEILGADFGIIGLETLLPVCLQTLITPGHLTWPELISKLTIGPARILGLAKGTLAPGADADITLINPEVRYVLQRENLKSSSHNSPFLGKELQGRAEVVVVSGEIRYRADH; the protein is encoded by the coding sequence ATGAAATCTCTCCTTATCAAAAACGGGCACATTATCGATCCTTCGCAAGATCTGGATGTGCAGGGCAACCTGCTCGTCGAAGGAGGAAAGATTACAGGACTCTGCGATGACGATGTCATAGCAGACGAAGTGATCGATGCCACAGGATTGATTGTCAGCCCCGGGTTCATTGACCTGCACGTCTCCCTGTGCGAGCCAGGTTTCGAAGAAGACGAAACCATTGAAACCGGTACGGCTGCGGCATTGGCCGGTGGTGTGACTTCGCTGGGTTGTCTGCCGAATACCGCTCCAGTTGTCGACGACCGATCTTCCGCAGAGTTCATTCTGCTGCAGGCCGAGCGGGCATCTAACTGTCACGTCTTTCCCCTGGGAGCAGTCACCAAAAACAACGAGGGGAAAGAGCTCGCTGAAATCGGGCAGCTGGTCGCCGGCCAGGCGGTCGGTTTCACCGATGCCGACAAACCTATCGAGAGTGCCGAAATCATGCGGTGCGCCCTGGAGTACACGCGCATGTTCGGCCGCCCGATTTTAAATCGTCCGCAAGTCGCGGAACTGACCGAGAAAGGACAGATGCACGAAGGGTTTCACTCAACCGTATTGGGTTTGAAGGGGATTCCCGCAGCAGCTGAAGAGATCATGGTCAATCGGGATATCGCCCTGGCCGAACTGACACGCGGACGCATCCACCTGATGTGCATCTCCACACAAAACAGTGTCGCCCAGATCAGACGCGCCAAGGCGTCTGGAATCCAGGTCTCCGCCGACGTTACTCCCCATCATCTCACTCTAACGGACCAGATGCTGGAAACTTATGATCCCAATTACAAAGTTCTGCCTCCGCTCCGCTCTCAGGAACATATTGACGCCCTGATCGAAGGCCTCAAAGATGGCACGATTGAAGTGATCTGCTCGGACCATACTCCGCATGCTGCCGAGAAGAAAACAGATGAAATCCTGGGTGCTGACTTTGGCATCATTGGTCTGGAAACTCTGCTGCCAGTCTGCCTGCAGACCCTGATCACACCGGGGCATTTAACATGGCCGGAATTGATCAGCAAACTCACAATTGGTCCGGCCCGCATTCTGGGGCTCGCCAAGGGAACACTCGCTCCGGGAGCAGACGCTGATATCACCCTCATCAACCCTGAGGTCCGCTATGTTCTTCAGCGGGAAAACTTGAAATCTTCCAGTCACAACAGCCCGTTTCTGGGCAAAGAACTACAGGGCAGGGCAGAAGTCGTGGTTGTCTCCGGCGAAATCCGCTATCGGGCCGATCATTAA
- a CDS encoding aspartate carbamoyltransferase catalytic subunit produces the protein MNIDHEYRTDISRGWNRKHILGLQDLSRDELNIILNQAAEFKRLANIGETKLTPLAGTVVANLFFEPSTRTRISFGLAAKRLSADTVDFTASGSSLSKGESFVDTAKTIEAMGVSYVVVRHKTPGAPQLLAQHLDANILNAGDGTHEHPTQALLDIFTIREHFGKIAGLTVTLVGDILHSRVARSNIWGLKKLGAHVIVCGPTTLIPTDIEQLGVEVSNSLDDVIDRTDCLNLLRIQFERQRGHYFPSIREYAHLFGMNKQRINKAKEDVLILAPGPINRGVEITPDVADGPHSVILGQVSNGLIIRMACLYLLHLQRIASQGTSG, from the coding sequence ATGAATATCGACCATGAGTATCGAACCGACATCTCCCGTGGCTGGAACCGGAAACACATTTTAGGACTGCAGGACCTCTCCCGGGATGAGCTGAACATCATCCTGAATCAGGCAGCCGAATTTAAGCGGCTCGCAAACATTGGAGAAACCAAACTCACCCCGCTGGCAGGCACCGTGGTTGCGAACCTGTTCTTCGAACCTTCCACACGCACCCGCATCAGCTTTGGTCTCGCAGCCAAACGACTCAGTGCCGACACAGTTGATTTCACCGCCTCCGGCAGCAGCCTTTCCAAAGGGGAAAGCTTTGTCGACACCGCCAAAACCATCGAGGCCATGGGAGTCTCCTACGTAGTTGTCCGACACAAAACTCCCGGTGCCCCGCAGCTTCTGGCACAACACCTGGATGCGAATATTCTCAACGCTGGCGATGGAACGCACGAGCATCCAACCCAGGCTCTGTTGGACATCTTTACCATCCGCGAGCATTTCGGGAAAATTGCAGGACTGACCGTCACCCTCGTCGGTGATATCCTCCATAGCCGGGTCGCACGGTCGAATATCTGGGGTCTGAAAAAACTGGGGGCTCACGTGATCGTCTGCGGTCCCACCACACTAATCCCCACCGATATTGAGCAGCTGGGTGTAGAAGTTTCCAACAGCCTGGACGACGTGATCGATCGCACCGACTGCCTGAACCTGCTGCGGATTCAATTCGAACGCCAACGCGGACATTATTTCCCGTCGATTCGCGAATACGCTCACCTGTTCGGCATGAATAAACAGCGCATCAACAAAGCCAAAGAGGATGTGCTGATTCTGGCTCCCGGACCAATCAACCGTGGTGTGGAGATTACTCCCGACGTAGCTGATGGCCCGCACTCTGTCATTCTCGGACAGGTCAGTAACGGGCTGATTATCCGCATGGCCTGCCTCTACCTGCTTCACTTACAACGTATTGCCTCCCAGGGAACATCTGGATGA
- a CDS encoding DUF1080 domain-containing protein, which yields MRSGKLTCGVLSMFISLSLAGCLKVEHPSPPAKTNAEPQVGESPEAKPKPSPAPPGDVIPDTGLTKAEIEEGWIALFDGHSLYGWKPNNDVNWHVEEEVIKASTGEPGLLLTTSPFADYELRFDFKLAPETNSGMFLRTTFDPKDPTQDCYELNLCDTKTEFPTGSLVGRSKIKEAVPASTDWQTFHVRVEGPQFQASLNGKEVLNFKDTSENQRDIGFIGLQKNEGAVEFRNIYLKPLRMMTLFNGVDLAGWQVVPGSQSKFEVVDKTIHVTAEKQGYLETEDTFDNFLFQASAKSNGEALNSGYFFRAIKGTESGMANGYEVQIHNGFKDNDRTKPENAGTGAIFRRTEARRVVSNDHEWFTTTLNAYGSHIAVWIDGYQVTDWEDTRKPDDNPRKGLRLKAGHISLQGHDPTTDLNFKDLKLSNLPGESSPAAKSGK from the coding sequence ATGCGATCAGGAAAGCTGACTTGCGGTGTTTTAAGTATGTTCATTTCACTCAGCCTGGCTGGCTGCCTGAAAGTGGAACATCCTTCCCCTCCTGCCAAAACCAATGCCGAACCTCAGGTAGGCGAGTCGCCGGAAGCGAAACCAAAGCCGTCCCCCGCACCTCCGGGGGACGTTATTCCAGACACTGGATTGACCAAAGCCGAAATTGAAGAGGGCTGGATTGCCCTGTTTGACGGTCACAGTCTGTATGGCTGGAAACCTAACAACGACGTGAACTGGCACGTCGAAGAAGAAGTCATCAAAGCGAGCACCGGCGAACCGGGTCTACTCCTGACAACATCCCCGTTCGCAGACTACGAGTTGCGTTTTGATTTTAAACTCGCTCCCGAAACCAACAGCGGCATGTTCCTCAGAACAACCTTCGACCCCAAAGATCCCACCCAAGACTGCTATGAACTGAATCTCTGTGACACAAAAACGGAGTTTCCCACCGGCAGTCTGGTCGGCCGCAGTAAAATCAAAGAAGCGGTCCCCGCCAGCACCGACTGGCAAACCTTTCATGTCCGCGTGGAAGGCCCTCAGTTCCAGGCCTCACTCAACGGGAAAGAGGTTCTTAATTTCAAAGACACCTCGGAGAATCAGCGCGACATTGGATTCATCGGTCTGCAAAAAAATGAAGGAGCCGTCGAATTCCGGAATATCTATCTAAAACCGCTCCGCATGATGACACTCTTCAACGGCGTCGATCTGGCAGGCTGGCAGGTCGTCCCCGGTTCTCAGAGCAAATTTGAAGTCGTCGACAAAACCATCCACGTGACTGCCGAAAAACAGGGCTATCTGGAAACTGAAGACACATTCGACAATTTCCTCTTCCAGGCCTCAGCCAAATCGAACGGGGAAGCACTTAACAGCGGTTATTTCTTTCGTGCCATCAAAGGTACCGAATCTGGAATGGCTAACGGCTACGAAGTTCAAATCCACAATGGATTCAAAGACAACGATCGTACCAAACCCGAAAATGCAGGGACCGGTGCCATCTTTCGGAGAACGGAAGCCCGTCGTGTCGTTTCCAACGATCACGAGTGGTTCACCACGACTCTCAATGCTTACGGCTCTCACATCGCCGTCTGGATCGACGGCTATCAGGTCACCGACTGGGAAGACACCCGCAAACCGGACGATAATCCGCGGAAGGGCCTGCGTCTCAAAGCCGGCCACATCAGCCTGCAGGGACATGACCCGACGACCGATCTAAACTTCAAAGACCTGAAGCTCAGCAATCTGCCCGGGGAATCGTCGCCTGCTGCAAAGTCCGGGAAATAG
- the prfB gene encoding peptide chain release factor 2 (programmed frameshift): MDHELRDKCTGIMDRIVKLRDSLDYAGKKKRTTEINEKMGAAGFWDNQEKAQVLVSEMQQLQLTVKPLTELIEGAGDLEVLLEFIEEDGSEDSIPELASTADRLQKILDHLELQAMMSAPEDGSAAYLSIQAGEGGTDSSDWAEMLLRMYLRWAERRGFNVEILDRSDAEEAGIRSATVRIEGDYAYGYLKGETGNHRLIRISPFDSAGRRHTSFAAVDVSPDLGEIAEIEINWDQDVREDTYRASGAGGQHINKTDSAIRLTHLESGVVVQCQNNRSQHKNRAEARKMLKAKLFQIEQEKRDAELAAKRGGKSKIGFGGQTVRNYVLHPDQYAKDARTGHKVGNPGPVLDGDLDGFLESFLRWGMAEN; encoded by the exons ATGGATCACGAACTCAGAGATAAATGTACCGGAATCATGGATCGCATCGTTAAATTACGAGACTCTCTT GACTACGCTGGTAAGAAAAAACGGACCACCGAAATTAATGAAAAGATGGGGGCAGCCGGATTCTGGGATAACCAGGAGAAAGCTCAGGTCCTCGTTTCTGAGATGCAACAGCTGCAATTGACTGTCAAACCGCTGACAGAGTTGATTGAAGGCGCTGGGGATCTTGAAGTTCTGCTGGAATTCATTGAGGAAGATGGCAGCGAAGACAGCATTCCCGAACTCGCTTCCACCGCAGATCGTCTGCAGAAGATACTGGATCACCTCGAACTTCAGGCCATGATGTCTGCACCCGAGGATGGCTCTGCAGCCTACCTCAGTATTCAGGCCGGTGAAGGGGGGACCGACTCCTCTGACTGGGCAGAAATGCTGCTGCGGATGTACCTGCGCTGGGCGGAGCGTCGCGGTTTCAATGTCGAAATCCTGGATCGTTCTGATGCTGAAGAGGCCGGTATTCGCAGTGCCACTGTCCGCATCGAAGGAGACTATGCCTACGGCTATCTCAAAGGCGAAACCGGCAACCACCGGTTGATTCGTATCAGCCCGTTCGATTCCGCAGGCAGGCGACATACTTCCTTTGCCGCCGTCGACGTCTCACCCGACCTGGGAGAGATTGCAGAGATTGAAATCAACTGGGACCAGGACGTGCGAGAAGACACCTACCGCGCCAGTGGTGCCGGGGGACAGCATATCAACAAAACCGATTCTGCAATCCGTCTGACGCACCTGGAATCGGGTGTAGTCGTACAATGTCAGAACAACCGCAGTCAGCACAAAAACCGTGCGGAAGCCCGTAAAATGCTCAAAGCGAAACTGTTTCAGATTGAACAGGAAAAACGGGACGCCGAACTGGCTGCAAAGCGGGGTGGTAAATCAAAGATCGGTTTCGGCGGTCAGACCGTCCGCAACTATGTCTTACACCCCGACCAATATGCAAAAGATGCCCGTACGGGCCACAAAGTAGGCAATCCGGGCCCGGTCCTGGATGGCGATCTGGATGGATTCCTCGAATCCTTCCTCCGCTGGGGTATGGCGGAAAATTAA